From Kineosporia succinea, the proteins below share one genomic window:
- a CDS encoding HpcH/HpaI aldolase family protein: protein MTVADFAARVRRRETVTGYWVLLDAPPATERIARLGYDYVAMDAQHGLFGYDGMLAGLTAIDAGGQSAGVIRVGQNGPADIGRALDAGARAVIVPLVNTAQDAADAVAATRYPPLGIRSYGPMRSMLRIGPVPAEANESVAVLAMIETPQGLANVEEIAATPGIDGLYVGPSDLTLSIGGATSTDPAVADVFEASLTRIRTACEANGIAAGLHTGAGEIAARRASEGWTFLTVACDLVHLEAAARAHLDAARGDS from the coding sequence CGCCGGGAGACGGTGACCGGGTACTGGGTCCTGCTCGACGCGCCGCCCGCGACCGAGCGCATCGCCCGGCTCGGCTACGACTACGTCGCGATGGACGCCCAGCACGGCCTCTTCGGCTACGACGGCATGCTCGCCGGGCTCACCGCGATCGACGCCGGCGGGCAGTCCGCCGGCGTGATCCGGGTCGGCCAGAACGGTCCCGCCGACATCGGCCGGGCCCTGGACGCCGGGGCCCGCGCCGTCATCGTGCCGCTCGTCAACACCGCGCAGGACGCCGCCGACGCGGTCGCGGCCACGCGCTACCCGCCGCTCGGCATCCGTTCGTACGGGCCGATGCGCTCGATGCTGCGGATCGGGCCGGTGCCGGCCGAGGCCAACGAGTCGGTCGCGGTCCTGGCCATGATCGAGACCCCGCAGGGGCTGGCCAACGTCGAGGAGATCGCGGCCACGCCGGGCATCGACGGGCTCTACGTCGGGCCCTCCGACCTGACCCTGTCGATCGGCGGGGCGACCTCCACCGACCCGGCCGTGGCCGACGTCTTCGAAGCCTCCCTGACCCGGATCAGGACCGCCTGCGAGGCCAACGGCATCGCCGCCGGCCTGCACACCGGCGCCGGTGAGATCGCGGCCCGGCGGGCGTCCGAGGGCTGGACCTTCCTCACCGTCGCCTGCGACCTGGTGCACCTCGAGGCCGCGGCCCGGGCGCACCTGGACGCCGCCCGGGGTGACTCGTGA